Proteins from a single region of Acidovorax sp. NCPPB 3576:
- a CDS encoding chalcone isomerase family protein produces MMFLQRWLVAALASVLLMGTAWAQTVTVADVKYDTALPLQGSPLILNGAGIRYKAVFKVYTAGLYLERRASTPQEVAALRGPKRLSITMLRDIESAELGKLFSRGMEDNIDKASFSRLVPGVLRMSEIFSQHKKLSAGDAFTVDWLPGTGTVISVKGVVQGEPFREPEFFDALLGIWLGERPADWKLKDALLGKAGG; encoded by the coding sequence ATGATGTTTCTGCAGCGGTGGCTGGTGGCCGCCCTCGCCAGCGTTCTTCTGATGGGCACGGCCTGGGCCCAGACCGTGACCGTGGCCGATGTGAAATACGACACCGCCCTGCCACTGCAAGGCTCCCCGCTGATCCTCAACGGCGCGGGCATCCGCTACAAAGCCGTGTTCAAGGTGTACACCGCCGGCCTTTACCTGGAGCGACGGGCCAGCACGCCGCAGGAGGTGGCGGCGCTGCGTGGCCCCAAGCGTCTGTCGATCACCATGCTGCGCGACATCGAATCGGCCGAACTGGGCAAGCTGTTTTCCCGCGGCATGGAAGACAACATCGACAAGGCCTCTTTCTCTCGCCTGGTGCCCGGCGTGCTGCGCATGAGCGAGATCTTTTCCCAGCACAAGAAGCTCTCGGCGGGAGACGCGTTCACGGTGGACTGGCTGCCCGGCACGGGCACCGTGATCAGCGTCAAAGGCGTGGTGCAGGGCGAGCCGTTTCGCGAGCCCGAATTCTTCGACGCCCTCTTGGGCATCTGGCTGGGCGAGCGGCCGGCGGACTGGAAGCTCAAGGACGCCCTTCTGGGCAAGGCGGGCGGCTGA
- a CDS encoding RDD family protein, producing MNDHNGFPDLEYVGFWARVGATLIDTVLLIVVTVPLLVSFYGWEYFESERLIVGPADFIISWVLPAVAVVLFWLSRQATPGKMAIGARVVDAATGKPMTPGQSAGRYLAYFASAIPLGLGLLWVAFDDRKQGWHDKLAGTVVVRPKRRETQAVSFPQG from the coding sequence ATGAACGACCACAACGGTTTTCCCGATCTCGAATATGTCGGCTTCTGGGCGCGCGTGGGCGCAACGCTGATCGACACCGTGCTGCTGATCGTCGTGACGGTGCCGCTGCTGGTGTCGTTCTATGGGTGGGAATATTTCGAATCCGAGCGCTTGATCGTGGGGCCAGCGGATTTCATCATTTCCTGGGTGCTGCCCGCGGTGGCGGTGGTGTTGTTCTGGCTCAGCCGGCAGGCTACGCCGGGAAAGATGGCCATCGGCGCCCGGGTGGTGGACGCCGCCACTGGCAAGCCGATGACGCCCGGGCAGTCCGCAGGCCGCTACCTGGCGTATTTCGCCTCCGCGATTCCGCTCGGCCTGGGTTTGCTGTGGGTGGCGTTCGACGACCGCAAGCAGGGCTGGCACGATAAGCTGGCGGGCACGGTGGTCGTGCGGCCGAAGCGGCGCGAAACGCAAGCGGTGAGTTTTCCGCAGGGGTGA
- a CDS encoding helix-turn-helix domain-containing protein has product MLLTLLSLTCQRAQAQAPELSNLIHAMRVKDAAGIGRRRLERNGRDTGTPQEGALLGRSLLLVGMEEAASEVFHQQLKAYDQVSRSNVRWQSALDQAWLFHHLNKPARAVACWAIVAGDHEAPVELRVEGHCGKALSLQALGQHAEALATARQAEALCQAGNAAMLEPHAQAIRLEVLARVHLLRHEELTDHALSESAVALARDLPSEAEMVAELAALESSARVPKLLQARLAYLRCGLLGQHAAGRQEAVAGFVRWLREHELAGLESQVRVEACLALLTDKAATGAREVIQPLASVEREVDRHPYASDIQYCLSKIHMEEGRLGESLRQYKRHVAQAMRVVHNTVLARMNSAAATLPSQAQDTTGLRLPPRYRAAYRYIVEHLHDANLSVREIAGRLGVTERALQLAFRNHLGMTPAELIRTERVKRIEDELREMSETGGRAHMLDVASRWGICNRSTLANAFKLSSARAADAH; this is encoded by the coding sequence ATGCTGCTCACACTTCTGTCGTTGACCTGCCAGCGCGCCCAAGCCCAGGCGCCGGAGCTCTCCAATCTCATCCACGCCATGCGCGTCAAGGACGCAGCGGGCATCGGCCGGCGCCGCCTAGAGCGCAATGGCCGCGATACCGGCACCCCGCAAGAAGGGGCGCTGCTGGGACGCAGCCTGCTGCTGGTGGGCATGGAAGAGGCCGCCAGCGAAGTGTTTCACCAGCAACTCAAGGCCTATGACCAAGTCTCGCGCAGCAATGTGCGCTGGCAGTCTGCACTGGACCAGGCCTGGCTCTTTCATCACCTGAACAAGCCCGCCCGTGCCGTCGCCTGCTGGGCGATCGTGGCCGGGGACCACGAAGCCCCGGTGGAACTGCGCGTGGAAGGCCACTGCGGCAAGGCGCTTTCGCTGCAGGCCCTGGGCCAGCATGCCGAAGCCCTGGCCACGGCACGCCAGGCCGAGGCGCTCTGCCAGGCCGGCAATGCGGCCATGCTGGAGCCTCATGCCCAGGCGATCCGCCTTGAAGTGCTGGCAAGGGTTCACCTGCTGCGCCACGAAGAGCTGACCGACCACGCGCTTTCGGAGTCCGCCGTAGCGCTGGCGCGCGACCTCCCCTCGGAGGCGGAAATGGTGGCCGAACTGGCGGCACTGGAATCGAGCGCGCGCGTGCCCAAACTGCTGCAAGCCCGCCTGGCTTACCTGCGCTGCGGCTTGCTGGGACAGCACGCTGCCGGCCGGCAGGAGGCCGTGGCTGGCTTCGTGCGCTGGCTGCGCGAACACGAACTGGCCGGCCTGGAATCGCAAGTCAGAGTCGAAGCCTGCCTGGCGTTGCTGACCGACAAGGCGGCCACGGGCGCCCGTGAGGTGATCCAGCCGCTGGCCAGCGTCGAGCGCGAGGTCGATCGGCACCCCTACGCGTCCGACATCCAGTACTGCCTGTCCAAGATCCACATGGAAGAAGGCCGCCTGGGCGAGTCATTGCGCCAATACAAGCGGCACGTCGCCCAGGCCATGCGGGTGGTGCACAACACGGTCCTTGCGCGCATGAACAGCGCGGCAGCCACCCTGCCCTCGCAAGCGCAGGACACGACCGGGCTGCGCCTGCCCCCCCGCTACCGTGCGGCCTACCGCTATATCGTCGAGCACCTGCACGACGCCAACCTGTCGGTGCGCGAGATCGCAGGCCGCCTGGGCGTCACCGAGCGCGCACTGCAGTTGGCGTTCCGCAACCACCTGGGCATGACGCCGGCGGAGCTGATCCGTACAGAGCGCGTGAAGCGCATCGAAGACGAGCTGCGCGAGATGAGCGAGACCGGCGGACGGGCCCACATGCTGGACGTGGCGTCCCGCTGGGGCATCTGCAACCGGTCCACGCTGGCCAACGCCTTCAAGCTGTCGTCCGCCCGCGCCGCAGATGCGCACTGA
- the gph gene encoding phosphoglycolate phosphatase (PGP is an essential enzyme in the glycolate salvage pathway in higher organisms (photorespiration in plants). Phosphoglycolate results from the oxidase activity of RubisCO in the Calvin cycle when concentrations of carbon dioxide are low relative to oxygen. This enzyme is a member of the Haloacid Dehalogenase (HAD) superfamily of aspartate-nucleophile hydrolase enzymes (PF00702).), whose amino-acid sequence MHTNPFSDFIPLAPARADAAIVDLDGTMVDTLGDFSEAINRMLRELRLPGIAAPDIERMVGKGSQHLIVSVLNHVLAHDSLGRIAIKKEAIYPQAWESYQRHYAAINGQFAALYPGVVTGLQALRRQGLRLACLTNKPTAFAVSLLQAKGLDGFFEKVFGGDAFERMKPDPLPLLKTCEALGTPPARTLMVGDSSNDAQAARAAGCPVVLVTYGYNHGQPVREVDADGYVDSLEALLPGA is encoded by the coding sequence ATGCACACCAACCCATTTTCAGACTTTATTCCGCTGGCCCCGGCGCGGGCCGACGCGGCCATCGTGGACCTGGACGGCACCATGGTGGACACGCTGGGTGATTTTTCCGAGGCGATCAACCGCATGCTGCGAGAGCTGAGATTGCCCGGCATCGCGGCGCCCGACATCGAACGCATGGTGGGCAAGGGCTCGCAGCACCTGATTGTTTCAGTGCTGAATCACGTGCTGGCGCATGATTCACTAGGGCGTATTGCTATCAAAAAAGAAGCAATCTACCCGCAGGCATGGGAAAGTTACCAGCGCCATTACGCGGCCATCAACGGCCAGTTCGCCGCGCTGTATCCCGGCGTGGTCACCGGCTTGCAGGCGCTGCGGCGTCAGGGCCTTCGCCTGGCCTGCCTGACCAACAAGCCCACGGCGTTTGCCGTTTCGCTGCTGCAGGCCAAGGGACTGGACGGCTTCTTCGAGAAGGTGTTCGGCGGCGATGCCTTCGAGCGCATGAAGCCCGACCCGCTGCCGCTGCTCAAGACCTGCGAGGCCCTGGGCACGCCGCCCGCGCGCACGCTGATGGTCGGCGACTCCAGCAACGATGCCCAGGCCGCCCGCGCCGCCGGCTGTCCCGTGGTGCTGGTGACCTATGGCTACAACCATGGGCAGCCGGTGCGCGAGGTGGATGCCGATGGCTATGTCGATTCACTGGAGGCCCTGCTGCCCGGCGCGTGA
- the trpE gene encoding anthranilate synthase component I, whose protein sequence is MITELEFKSLASEGYNRIPLIAEAFADLETPLSLYLKLAYSKDGGKYSFLLESVVGGERFGRYSFIGLPARTLLRASGFGADAKTEVVTDGQVVETAPGNPLDFIEAYQKRFKVALRPGLPRFCGGLAGYFGYDAVRYVEKKLEASCPPDTMGMPDILLLQCEELAVIDNLSGKLYLIVYADPAQPEAYSKAKQRLRGLKDQLKYSVAAPVVKPTESHPAQRDFSKADYLAAVDQAKELIAAGDFMQVQVGQRIHKRYTESPLSLYRALRSLNPSPYMFYYHMGDFHIVSASPEILVRQESTPQGQKVTIRPLAGTRPRGNTPEHDKATEVELVNDPKERAEHVMLIDLARNDIGRIAKTGTVKVTEAFAVERYSHVMHIVSNVEGLLNDGMTNMDVLKATFPAGTLTGAPKVHAMELIDRLEPVKRGLYGGACGYLSYAGDMDVAIAIRTGIVKDGTLYVQAAAGVVADSVPELEWKETEHKARALLRAAELVEEGLE, encoded by the coding sequence GTGATTACAGAACTTGAATTCAAAAGCCTGGCCAGCGAAGGCTACAACCGCATTCCGCTCATCGCGGAGGCCTTCGCCGATCTGGAAACGCCCCTGTCGCTCTATCTGAAGCTGGCCTACAGCAAGGACGGCGGCAAATACAGCTTCCTGCTCGAATCGGTCGTGGGGGGCGAACGTTTCGGCCGCTACAGCTTCATCGGCCTGCCGGCGCGCACCTTGCTGCGGGCCAGCGGCTTCGGGGCCGACGCCAAGACCGAGGTGGTCACCGACGGGCAGGTGGTCGAGACCGCCCCCGGCAATCCGCTGGACTTCATCGAGGCGTACCAGAAGCGCTTCAAGGTGGCGCTGCGCCCCGGGCTGCCCCGTTTTTGCGGCGGCCTGGCGGGGTACTTCGGCTATGACGCGGTGCGTTACGTCGAGAAGAAGCTCGAAGCCAGTTGCCCGCCCGACACGATGGGCATGCCCGACATCCTGCTGCTGCAGTGCGAGGAACTGGCCGTCATCGACAACCTTTCGGGCAAGCTGTATCTCATCGTCTATGCCGACCCGGCGCAGCCCGAGGCCTATTCCAAGGCCAAGCAGCGCCTGCGGGGTTTGAAGGACCAGCTCAAGTATTCGGTGGCAGCGCCTGTCGTCAAGCCGACGGAGAGCCATCCCGCCCAGCGCGACTTTTCCAAGGCCGATTACCTGGCGGCCGTGGACCAAGCCAAGGAGCTGATCGCCGCGGGCGACTTCATGCAGGTTCAGGTGGGCCAGCGCATCCACAAGCGCTACACCGAATCGCCGCTCTCGCTGTACCGCGCACTGCGGTCGCTGAACCCCTCGCCCTACATGTTTTATTACCACATGGGCGACTTCCACATCGTCTCGGCTTCGCCCGAAATCCTGGTGCGGCAAGAGAGCACGCCGCAAGGCCAGAAAGTCACGATCCGCCCGTTGGCCGGTACGCGCCCCCGCGGCAATACGCCAGAGCATGACAAAGCGACGGAAGTCGAGCTGGTCAACGACCCCAAGGAGCGGGCCGAGCACGTGATGCTGATCGACCTGGCCCGCAACGACATCGGCCGCATCGCCAAGACGGGCACCGTGAAGGTGACGGAGGCGTTCGCCGTGGAGCGCTACAGCCACGTGATGCACATCGTGAGCAACGTCGAGGGCCTGCTCAACGACGGCATGACCAACATGGATGTGCTCAAGGCCACCTTTCCGGCAGGCACGCTCACCGGCGCGCCCAAGGTGCATGCGATGGAACTGATCGACCGGCTGGAGCCCGTCAAGCGCGGCCTGTACGGCGGGGCCTGCGGCTATCTCAGCTACGCCGGGGACATGGATGTGGCCATTGCCATCCGCACCGGCATCGTGAAAGACGGAACGCTTTATGTTCAGGCCGCGGCCGGCGTCGTGGCCGACTCGGTGCCCGAGCTGGAGTGGAAGGAAACGGAACACAAGGCCCGCGCCCTGCTGCGCGCTGCCGAACTGGTTGAAGAAGGACTCGAATGA
- a CDS encoding chorismate mutase: MTRAIDKVERCSSMAQVRARIDALDDILVPLLVERGGYMTQAALNKQRESQVRDEARIEFIVARVRERALAEGGEPAVIEAIYRSMMETYIAYEHGEFARLVEQGAKKGAAE; the protein is encoded by the coding sequence ATGACCCGGGCGATCGACAAAGTGGAGCGCTGCAGCAGCATGGCGCAGGTGCGCGCGCGCATCGACGCGCTGGACGACATCCTGGTGCCGCTGCTGGTGGAGCGCGGTGGCTACATGACGCAGGCCGCCTTGAACAAGCAGCGCGAGTCCCAGGTGCGGGACGAGGCGCGCATCGAATTCATCGTGGCCCGGGTGCGCGAGCGTGCGCTGGCCGAGGGCGGCGAGCCCGCGGTGATCGAGGCCATCTACCGCAGCATGATGGAAACGTATATTGCCTACGAGCACGGGGAATTCGCACGACTGGTCGAGCAAGGGGCCAAGAAGGGCGCTGCGGAGTAA
- the ku gene encoding non-homologous end joining protein Ku has product MATGSRTLWKGAITFGLVHIPVGLHTAATEQGIDFDWLDKRSMDPVGYKRINKKTGKEIDKDNIVKGVQYEDGKYVIISPEEIEAVFPKTTQTIEIERFIDANEMPFLFLERPYYVAPVNKSDKVYALLRETLIATGKVGLAKVVISTKQHLAALVPSGPALVLNLLRWGDEVKTLDSLELPPAGKKSVSAAELKMAKQLVEEMSGKWDPADFKDEFRIQVMKLVDKKAKAGEGQTVLDPEEDAPQTGEVIDLTALLKRSLKGGSKPASKAAAKAPAKKAGAKTAVAKKSAPERKAA; this is encoded by the coding sequence ATGGCAACTGGCAGTCGCACGCTCTGGAAAGGCGCCATCACCTTTGGTCTGGTCCACATTCCTGTCGGGCTCCACACGGCCGCGACGGAGCAGGGGATCGACTTCGACTGGCTGGACAAGCGGTCCATGGACCCGGTGGGCTACAAACGCATCAACAAGAAAACGGGCAAGGAAATCGACAAGGACAACATCGTCAAGGGGGTGCAGTACGAAGACGGCAAGTACGTCATCATCAGTCCGGAAGAGATCGAAGCGGTCTTCCCCAAGACGACGCAGACGATCGAGATCGAACGCTTCATCGATGCCAACGAAATGCCGTTCCTCTTCCTGGAGCGGCCTTACTACGTGGCGCCGGTCAACAAGAGCGACAAGGTCTATGCGCTACTGCGCGAGACCCTCATCGCGACGGGAAAGGTCGGACTGGCGAAAGTCGTCATCTCGACGAAGCAGCATCTGGCCGCGCTGGTGCCTTCCGGCCCGGCGCTGGTATTGAACCTTCTGCGCTGGGGCGACGAGGTCAAGACCCTCGACTCCCTGGAGTTGCCGCCCGCAGGCAAGAAAAGCGTGAGCGCGGCCGAACTCAAGATGGCCAAACAATTGGTCGAGGAAATGTCCGGCAAATGGGACCCCGCCGATTTCAAGGACGAGTTCCGTATCCAGGTGATGAAGCTGGTGGACAAAAAGGCAAAGGCCGGAGAAGGCCAGACGGTTCTGGACCCGGAAGAAGACGCCCCACAAACTGGCGAAGTCATCGATCTGACAGCGCTGCTCAAGCGCAGCCTCAAAGGGGGCTCCAAGCCCGCGTCAAAGGCTGCAGCCAAAGCGCCAGCCAAGAAGGCAGGCGCCAAAACCGCCGTGGCGAAAAAGAGTGCGCCCGAGAGAAAAGCGGCATGA
- a CDS encoding CesT family type III secretion system chaperone, which yields MSLDQYNQLVTELCEAIDLPDPQAVLAQGWIEVEGFEVLLSHYENDPAALYLNFHFGIVTAGRTLTIFRLLLEANLTVYAQDQAQAGINPDTGGIILIVRVPMTPEITGTWLAETLTHYTEHGRYWKDNVLSSTDEAFNGICAGDYIWLKV from the coding sequence ATGAGCCTCGACCAATACAACCAGTTGGTCACCGAGCTGTGCGAGGCCATCGACCTGCCCGATCCGCAAGCGGTGCTGGCCCAGGGCTGGATCGAGGTGGAAGGGTTCGAGGTTCTGCTGTCCCACTACGAGAACGATCCCGCAGCGCTGTATCTCAACTTTCACTTCGGAATCGTCACCGCGGGACGAACGCTGACCATCTTCCGGCTGCTGCTGGAAGCCAACCTCACTGTCTATGCACAGGATCAGGCCCAGGCCGGAATCAACCCCGACACGGGAGGAATCATTCTCATCGTGCGGGTGCCGATGACACCGGAAATTACTGGCACCTGGCTGGCCGAAACACTGACCCACTACACCGAACACGGACGTTACTGGAAGGACAACGTGCTCAGTTCCACCGACGAAGCCTTCAACGGCATTTGTGCGGGAGACTACATCTGGCTCAAGGTGTGA
- a CDS encoding type III secretion HpaP family protein, whose protein sequence is MASLQRPDHTLRHVAHPAVAAAAALLRPNAQERFRRELFPPALPQESLAQAETIESTDPFAMAVDGAPPDPTDSGDGETREQADSQDDSPQEEERDSSAPAASAPPSQAPAPDLSPPQYFFIQGDTVPPPLARAPTPGETGHGLPDDRAPVQAAGMAGNATDAEPPQWLRDTAQTITDLCLRADPAFQSWAVTVPMDPKVLPECDLALGLSAYAMTLRFRTVSSESRHLISKHRDQLHGLLARLGTAHRSIDIDLE, encoded by the coding sequence ATGGCCTCTCTCCAGCGCCCCGATCACACCCTGCGCCACGTGGCGCATCCCGCAGTGGCAGCCGCCGCCGCGCTGCTGCGGCCGAACGCGCAGGAGCGATTCCGCCGCGAGCTGTTTCCGCCCGCACTGCCTCAGGAGTCCCTTGCCCAGGCAGAGACGATCGAGTCCACCGACCCGTTCGCAATGGCCGTGGATGGCGCACCACCCGACCCCACGGACTCGGGCGATGGAGAAACACGGGAGCAGGCCGACTCGCAGGACGATTCGCCCCAGGAAGAAGAGCGAGACAGCAGCGCCCCTGCGGCCTCTGCGCCACCAAGCCAAGCCCCGGCCCCCGACCTGTCGCCCCCGCAGTATTTCTTCATTCAGGGCGACACCGTGCCGCCGCCGCTCGCACGTGCCCCCACCCCGGGAGAAACAGGGCACGGCCTGCCTGACGACCGCGCGCCCGTGCAAGCGGCCGGTATGGCCGGCAACGCCACGGATGCGGAGCCGCCGCAGTGGCTGCGCGATACCGCTCAGACGATCACCGACCTGTGCCTGCGGGCAGATCCGGCCTTCCAATCCTGGGCCGTGACGGTGCCCATGGACCCCAAGGTGCTGCCGGAATGCGACCTGGCCCTGGGTCTTTCGGCCTATGCCATGACGCTTCGCTTTCGAACGGTGTCCTCCGAGTCCCGCCACCTAATCTCAAAGCATCGCGATCAACTGCATGGGTTGCTCGCCCGTCTGGGCACAGCCCACCGAAGCATCGACATTGACCTGGAATGA
- the sctR gene encoding type III secretion system export apparatus subunit SctR produces the protein MTPLSSVQGLDPVSLFIALMALAVLPFAAMVVTSYTKVVVVLGLLRNALGIQQVPPNMVLNGIAIIISIYVMAPVAMEAADQIQNAPPSSQTSNTQQLLAAASAAKEPFRQFLVKHAHPAEKAFFLKSAQAIWPQERAKALLADDLIVVAPAFLLTELTAAFRIGFLLYLAFVIVELVIANVLLAMGLSQVSPTNIAIPFKLLLFVVLDGWSQVMHGLVLTYR, from the coding sequence ATGACTCCGCTGTCGTCCGTGCAGGGGCTGGACCCCGTCTCGCTGTTCATCGCCCTGATGGCGCTGGCGGTACTGCCATTCGCGGCCATGGTGGTGACCTCATACACCAAGGTGGTGGTGGTGCTGGGCTTGCTGCGCAACGCATTGGGCATTCAGCAGGTGCCGCCCAACATGGTGCTCAACGGCATCGCCATCATCATCTCGATCTACGTCATGGCACCGGTGGCCATGGAAGCGGCCGACCAGATCCAGAACGCGCCGCCCTCATCGCAGACGTCCAACACCCAGCAGCTGTTGGCGGCGGCCTCGGCCGCCAAAGAGCCATTCCGGCAGTTTCTCGTCAAGCACGCGCACCCTGCCGAGAAGGCATTCTTTCTGAAGTCGGCGCAGGCGATATGGCCCCAGGAGCGCGCGAAGGCCCTGCTGGCGGACGATTTGATCGTCGTAGCCCCCGCCTTTTTGCTGACCGAGCTGACGGCCGCCTTTCGCATCGGCTTTCTGCTGTACCTGGCGTTCGTGATCGTGGAGCTGGTCATCGCCAACGTGCTGCTGGCGATGGGCCTGTCGCAGGTGTCGCCCACCAACATCGCCATACCGTTCAAGCTGCTGCTGTTCGTCGTGCTCGACGGATGGTCTCAGGTCATGCACGGGCTCGTATTGACCTACCGATGA
- the sctS gene encoding type III secretion system export apparatus subunit SctS, which yields MTHDSIVQLTSEALMLCLILSLPAVAVAAIVGLLVALVQAVTSLQDAAISQGIKLICVTVTVAVSAPWVGTTVLQFSQRLLAATFTP from the coding sequence ATGACGCACGACAGCATCGTTCAACTGACCTCCGAGGCGCTCATGCTGTGCCTCATCCTGTCGCTGCCCGCCGTGGCAGTGGCAGCCATCGTCGGCTTGCTGGTGGCCCTGGTGCAGGCCGTGACCTCGCTTCAGGATGCGGCCATTTCGCAAGGCATCAAGCTGATCTGCGTGACGGTCACCGTCGCGGTGTCCGCGCCCTGGGTCGGCACGACGGTGCTTCAGTTCTCCCAAAGATTGCTTGCCGCAACGTTCACGCCATGA
- the sctQ gene encoding type III secretion system cytoplasmic ring protein SctQ, with product MNAVKPPAFPLSDLARYLKPMDRGEARLARVMFDRRFVRWVRALSGQPDASISWAPGQSGKRISMEFRSTQGTMRLSVPRADWPALEMAARLPDMALARDVAQSLLAQPLAPFQSRFAGLVLHRLQLDTVAAPFEITTRNRRIGLQTIDDAMAGQIQALLAASVRSDASHLLGLRVACRIRLASKTYCASELGSVGKGDVLLTGLPAAASASLHCHLFFGMGVSMETTAQIDIDSHQATLDRAPQPGGDSIPEHEVPAGVEIGGIGKLSIPVAFEIDSARVRLDDLAAFGPGSVITLDMPVREALVRLVCHDQVVGIGRLIVIGEQLGVRIERMGLSQAAEAPSQDLP from the coding sequence TTGAACGCAGTCAAGCCACCGGCTTTTCCCCTCAGCGACCTCGCAAGGTACCTAAAGCCCATGGACCGCGGCGAAGCCCGTCTGGCGCGGGTGATGTTCGACCGGCGTTTCGTGCGATGGGTCCGGGCCCTTTCGGGGCAACCGGATGCGTCGATCAGTTGGGCACCCGGTCAATCGGGCAAACGCATCAGCATGGAATTCCGGTCGACGCAGGGCACGATGCGACTGTCGGTACCCAGGGCAGACTGGCCTGCTCTGGAAATGGCAGCACGCCTACCAGACATGGCGCTTGCTCGGGACGTCGCACAGTCGCTGCTGGCCCAGCCACTGGCTCCTTTCCAGTCCCGCTTTGCAGGCCTGGTTCTGCATCGACTGCAGCTTGATACCGTCGCAGCGCCGTTTGAAATCACCACGAGAAATCGCCGCATCGGGCTGCAGACCATCGACGACGCGATGGCTGGACAGATTCAAGCGCTGCTGGCCGCCTCGGTCCGAAGCGATGCAAGCCACCTTCTCGGCCTGCGCGTGGCCTGCCGCATCCGGCTCGCAAGCAAAACGTATTGCGCCTCCGAACTGGGATCGGTCGGGAAGGGCGATGTGTTGCTCACAGGCTTGCCCGCCGCAGCTTCGGCCTCTCTGCATTGCCACTTGTTTTTTGGAATGGGCGTCTCCATGGAAACCACCGCACAAATCGATATCGACTCGCACCAAGCCACGCTCGACAGGGCACCTCAACCCGGCGGCGATTCCATCCCGGAGCATGAGGTGCCAGCGGGTGTGGAGATCGGTGGCATCGGAAAGCTGTCCATCCCCGTGGCCTTCGAGATAGACAGTGCCCGTGTCCGGCTCGACGACCTCGCCGCCTTCGGTCCGGGGTCCGTCATCACATTGGACATGCCAGTGCGCGAAGCACTGGTGCGCCTTGTGTGCCACGACCAGGTCGTCGGCATCGGCCGCTTGATCGTCATCGGCGAGCAGCTCGGCGTGCGCATCGAGCGCATGGGGCTCAGCCAGGCGGCCGAAGCCCCATCGCAAGATTTGCCATGA
- a CDS encoding winged helix-turn-helix domain-containing protein, which produces MNIALLSRRSTVNQFLVDLLSRGGIQAMLHVSIAAFRMQVRQQAFDAVILEDCGGTLAEDLGLIKTCVSDQVPVVVVGAELHAGFGVALACGAVDYISLSRVGHDELKTRLRGHMEAQAFQAAHPIDVDGCRLDPARLCLVHGDKTVGLTHRECELACLLFSKPNQVVSLPTITAKVWGRSVESNKRTLEQHIYKLRTKLREAGCQLRVQAAYGRGYRLLSHEGKEAAGNEYTALYW; this is translated from the coding sequence ATGAACATTGCTCTTCTTTCGCGTCGATCGACGGTAAATCAGTTCCTGGTGGATCTGCTTTCCCGTGGCGGAATCCAGGCCATGCTGCACGTCAGCATTGCCGCTTTTCGCATGCAGGTGAGGCAGCAGGCTTTTGATGCCGTGATCCTCGAAGACTGTGGAGGCACCTTGGCGGAAGATTTGGGATTGATCAAAACCTGCGTGTCCGATCAGGTCCCTGTCGTGGTGGTGGGCGCAGAGTTGCACGCCGGCTTCGGTGTGGCCCTGGCCTGCGGGGCGGTGGACTACATCAGCCTCTCCCGCGTAGGGCACGACGAACTCAAGACTCGGCTGCGAGGGCACATGGAGGCCCAGGCTTTCCAGGCCGCCCACCCCATCGATGTGGACGGCTGCCGGCTCGACCCTGCCAGGCTCTGCCTCGTTCATGGAGACAAGACCGTCGGACTCACGCACCGCGAATGCGAATTGGCCTGCCTGCTGTTTTCCAAGCCCAACCAAGTGGTGTCTTTGCCGACCATCACTGCCAAGGTATGGGGGCGCTCGGTCGAGTCCAACAAGCGCACCTTGGAGCAGCACATCTACAAGCTGCGCACCAAGTTGCGCGAAGCCGGATGCCAACTGCGCGTTCAGGCGGCTTATGGGCGGGGCTACCGGCTGCTGTCGCATGAGGGGAAAGAGGCGGCAGGCAACGAATACACCGCGCTTTACTGGTAA